CCAGCACACCCCGCGAGTACTTGTGGTCGTGCGGCGTGGGGGCGCGCAGCAGGGCGGCCACATCGGCGTCGAGCAGGGTGCGGACGGCGGGGGTGAAGGCCGCGAGGTCGAGGCCGATGTCGACGACGTCCACCTCTCCGGCGGCCAGGGCACCCGCTCCGAGGAGGAGCCCGGGCTTCGCGGCCCCGAAGGCGACCGTGACGTCGGCGTCGAGCAGCGGGCCGTCCACGCGCCCCGTGTCGACACCGATCCCGCTCGGGAGGTCGCACGCGACCACGAGGGCCGATCGCGTACCGCGCGGCCCCGCGAGGTCGTTGAAGGCTTCGACGAAGGCGGACGCGTGCCCGCGGAGTCCCCCGCTGCCGCCCGTTCCGAGGATGCCGTCGATGACGACATCGGCGCCGGCGGCGTGCAGCGCCAGTGCACCGGGGTCGGCGCCGTCGAGCCGGACACTCGTGCCGCCGGCACGGAGGAACGCCCCGAGCGATGCGGCGTGGACGCGCTCGGAGGTGAGGACGGCCAGGACCGCGACCCCACGGCGCAGCAGCCGCTCCCCCGCGTACAGGGCGTCGGCACCGTTGTTGCCGCTGCCGGCCAGCACGACGGCCGTGGCACCGTAGACGCCGCGCCCACCGTCCCGCAGCATCCCGAGTACCACGGTGAACAGCCCGTGGGCAGCCTTCTGCATCAGGGCATCCCCGAGCCCGGCATCGATGAGGGGGCCCTCCGCAGCGCGGACGTCACCCCCGGAAAAGGCAGACAGCATATGGTCGAGCCTAGCGGTAAGCCGGCCGATAATCAGCACGGTTACTATTTTGACCCTGTCCGCGCCCGGCCTTCCGCGACGACCATGGCCGTGGCAAGGCCGCCGTCGTGACTGATGGACAGGTGCCACGTCTCGACGCCGCGGGCCCGCGCGGCGTCCGCGACAGTGCCGTCGACGACGACGGACGGTGCGCCGGTGTCGTCGACCTCGATGGTGCAGTGCTGCCAGTTCATGCCCACGGGCGCGCCGATGGCCTTGGCGATGGCCTCCTTGGCGGCGAAGCGGGCAGCCAGCGACCGCGTGTTGAGCCCTCGCTCCGAGGGCACGAACAATCGCTCCCGGAGGGCCGGGGTCCGCTCGAGCTGCTGCCGGAAACGCTCGATGTCCACGACGTCGACGCCGATCCCGACGATCATGCCGGGGCCCCGCACGGTGCCGCAGCACTGCTGTGCGGCGGCACCCGGCGGGGACTACTCAACCGTGACCGACTTCGCCAGGTTGCGCGGCTGGTCCACGTCGTAGCCCTTGGCGCTGGCGAGGGCGAGCGCGAAGAGCTGCAGCGGCACGGTGGTCAGCAGCGGGGCGAGGAGTGTCGGCGACGCGGGAACGTAGAAGACGTGCTCCGAGTAGGCCTCGACGGACGTGTCGCCCTCCTCGGCGATGACGATCGTGACCGCGCCGCGAGCCCGGATCTCCTGGACGTTGGAGACGACCTTCGCGTGCAGCGAGTCGCGGGTGCTCGGCGACGGCATGACCACCACGACGGGCTGGCCCTCCTCGATCAGGGCGATCGGGCCGTGCTTCAGCTCACCGGCGGCGAAGCCCTCGGCGTGGATGTAGGCCAGCTCCTTCAGCTTGAGGGCGCCCTCCATCGCGACGGGGAAGCCGACGTGCCGGCCGAGGAAGAGCACCGACTTCGCGTTGGCCATGTCCGCGCCGAGCTGCTTGACCTTGTCGGCGTCGTCGAGGATCGACTGGATCTTCGCCGGGATCGTGGCCAGGTCGTTCAGCACGTCCGCGATCTCGTCGCGGTACTTGTTGCCGCGCAGCTGCGCGAGATAGAGGCCCAGCAGGTACGCGGCGGTGATCTGCGCCAGGAACGCCTTCGTGGAGGCCACGGCGATCTCCGGACCGGCATGCGTGTAGAGCACGGCGTCCGATTCGCGCGGGATGGTGGATCCGTTGGTGTTGCAGATCGCGACGACCTTGGCGCCCTGCTCACGGGCGTACCGCACGGCCATGAGCGTGTCCATCGTCTCGCCCGAC
This genomic interval from Arthrobacter agilis contains the following:
- a CDS encoding holo-ACP synthase, coding for MIVGIGVDVVDIERFRQQLERTPALRERLFVPSERGLNTRSLAARFAAKEAIAKAIGAPVGMNWQHCTIEVDDTGAPSVVVDGTVADAARARGVETWHLSISHDGGLATAMVVAEGRARTGSK